The Flavobacterium piscisymbiosum genome includes a region encoding these proteins:
- a CDS encoding exopolysaccharide biosynthesis polyprenyl glycosylphosphotransferase, with translation MFSTTKMHFEISERRILLLFFDAVFILSALYILSLIFDYNYFVFDTSNFVSFVLLLSYVYVFGLIFEMYNLQVASNQLQILQSVIFTGTASSVAYLFTPVLSPELPKQRLIIFIFYFTIIGTLLLWRLFYVYFLASQRFSQSVVLICDQNQVEELVLGLENVDPHYKIVGFVNSDSISEENSNFHYVKEIKKKDLEDFVFKNQISEIVIASQKTDGITADLYQQLLHLLESGNVIREYTQVYESKTQRIPVHYIARDFYRFFPFSRSNTNRLYLSLVRFMEFLFSFIGLLLCIVFIPIIFIVNLFANKGTLFYTQERVGKNGVVFEIYKFRTMVENSESNGVAFATSNDRRITPFGKMMRKSRIDELPQFFNVLKGDMAVIGPRPERPFFVEEIARVMPFYETRHVIKPGLTGWAQVNYSYGESIEESLVKLQYDLYYIKHRSIFLDLSITFKTITTVLFYRGQ, from the coding sequence ATGTTCTCTACTACTAAAATGCATTTCGAAATTTCGGAAAGAAGAATATTACTTCTTTTCTTTGATGCTGTTTTTATTTTATCGGCATTATACATATTAAGCCTGATATTTGATTATAATTACTTTGTATTTGATACAAGTAATTTTGTAAGCTTTGTTTTACTTCTGAGTTATGTATACGTTTTCGGATTAATATTCGAAATGTATAATTTGCAGGTAGCAAGTAATCAATTGCAAATTCTTCAGAGTGTAATATTTACTGGAACTGCTTCTAGTGTGGCTTATTTATTTACGCCTGTATTATCTCCAGAATTGCCAAAGCAGCGTTTAATTATATTTATCTTCTATTTTACTATAATAGGAACACTTTTATTATGGCGTTTGTTTTATGTTTATTTCCTGGCATCACAGCGATTTTCTCAAAGTGTAGTTTTAATATGCGATCAAAATCAGGTTGAAGAATTGGTTTTAGGATTAGAGAATGTCGACCCTCACTATAAAATTGTTGGCTTTGTAAATTCAGATTCTATATCAGAGGAAAATTCAAATTTTCACTATGTAAAAGAAATTAAAAAGAAAGACTTAGAAGATTTCGTATTTAAAAATCAAATTTCCGAAATTGTAATTGCTTCTCAAAAAACAGACGGAATTACAGCTGATCTATACCAGCAATTACTTCACTTACTAGAATCTGGGAATGTCATCCGGGAATACACTCAGGTTTATGAAAGTAAAACACAGCGTATTCCGGTACATTATATAGCAAGGGATTTTTACAGGTTTTTCCCTTTTAGCAGAAGTAACACAAATAGGCTTTATTTGTCTTTGGTTCGCTTTATGGAGTTTCTGTTTTCTTTTATTGGTTTGTTACTTTGTATTGTTTTTATCCCTATAATTTTTATTGTAAACCTTTTTGCAAACAAAGGAACATTGTTTTACACTCAAGAACGCGTTGGTAAAAATGGTGTTGTTTTTGAAATTTATAAGTTTAGAACAATGGTTGAAAACTCTGAATCGAATGGAGTTGCTTTTGCAACTTCAAACGACAGACGTATAACTCCATTTGGCAAAATGATGCGTAAATCCAGAATAGACGAATTACCTCAGTTTTTCAATGTTTTAAAAGGCGATATGGCTGTTATTGGCCCAAGACCAGAACGACCATTTTTTGTTGAAGAAATAGCACGTGTAATGCCTTTTTACGAAACAAGACATGTTATAAAGCCAGGACTTACAGGCTGGGCTCAGGTAAACTATTCTTACGGAGAATCTATCGAAGAAAGTTTGGTAAAACTGCAGTATGATTTATACTACATAAAACATCGAAGTATATTTCTTGATTTAAGTATTACTTTCAAAACAATCACAACAGTTTTATTCTATCGCGGACAATAA
- a CDS encoding O-antigen ligase family protein, whose protein sequence is MKNTKLSYSFLLVLHAVIALAVFAIPLLSKLYALFIPIAGFFIVYRTKNANNEVLYIAAYLVGVEVFLRMTGGNFNNEFIKVNVIFFMLLGMIYSNFSTNAFLYWFFLILLIPGILITATIFNPSIDVKKSLVFNLSGPVCLAISSIYMFKRRILFSELQNILVAMALPILSTTVYLFLFNPSVRDVVTGTQSNFETSGGFGPNQVSTALGLGMFVLFTQLVLFSKSKMTIVINSFLLLFITYRGIVTFSRGGIITAVVMIVCLLFLLYRFSNAKGKSKFVLVFILTGLMAVGVWTYSSFQTRGLIEKRYANQDARGREKKDKLGGREQIMNEEVTLFLENPLLGVGAGMGKQIRKEAFGEEVASHNEITRMLSEHGLFGVFGLLILIITPFVLYINNRQHLYFLSFFVFWLLTINHAAMRTAAPAFVYALSLLLVQVKIPEKAEN, encoded by the coding sequence ATGAAAAATACAAAATTATCCTATAGCTTTCTGCTTGTACTTCATGCAGTAATTGCTTTGGCTGTTTTTGCAATACCTCTTTTGTCGAAATTATATGCACTTTTTATTCCAATTGCTGGTTTTTTTATTGTTTATAGAACAAAAAATGCAAATAACGAAGTACTTTATATCGCCGCTTATTTAGTTGGCGTGGAGGTTTTTTTACGTATGACAGGAGGTAATTTTAATAATGAATTTATAAAAGTTAATGTTATTTTTTTCATGCTTTTAGGCATGATATATAGTAATTTTTCGACAAATGCATTTCTATATTGGTTCTTTCTGATTTTATTAATCCCGGGGATTTTAATTACAGCTACAATTTTTAACCCTTCGATAGATGTTAAAAAATCATTAGTTTTTAATTTATCAGGACCTGTCTGTTTGGCGATATCTTCTATCTACATGTTCAAAAGAAGGATTTTATTTTCGGAGTTACAGAATATACTGGTAGCAATGGCTTTGCCAATACTGAGTACGACAGTATATTTATTTTTATTCAATCCTAGTGTCAGAGATGTAGTGACAGGAACACAATCTAATTTCGAAACTTCAGGAGGATTTGGACCTAATCAGGTTTCAACTGCATTAGGTTTAGGTATGTTTGTTCTTTTTACACAATTAGTACTGTTCTCAAAATCAAAAATGACAATTGTTATAAATAGCTTTTTACTACTCTTTATAACTTACAGAGGTATTGTTACTTTTTCAAGAGGAGGAATTATAACAGCAGTCGTTATGATTGTTTGTCTGTTGTTTTTGTTGTATAGATTTTCTAATGCAAAAGGGAAAAGTAAGTTTGTTTTGGTTTTTATTCTGACAGGTTTAATGGCAGTTGGAGTATGGACGTATTCTTCTTTTCAAACTAGAGGTCTTATCGAAAAAAGATATGCAAATCAGGATGCTCGTGGGAGAGAGAAGAAAGATAAATTAGGAGGTAGAGAACAAATTATGAATGAAGAGGTCACGCTTTTTTTAGAAAATCCTCTTTTGGGTGTTGGAGCAGGAATGGGAAAACAAATTAGAAAAGAAGCATTTGGAGAAGAGGTAGCTTCACATAATGAGATTACTCGCATGCTTAGTGAACATGGTTTATTTGGTGTTTTTGGTCTCTTGATACTTATTATAACTCCTTTTGTTCTTTATATAAATAATAGACAGCATTTATATTTTTTGTCTTTTTTTGTTTTTTGGCTTTTAACAATAAATCATGCTGCAATGCGAACGGCTGCACCAGCTTTTGTATATGCATTATCGCTTCTTTTGGTTCAGGTTAAAATTCCTGAAAAAGCAGAGAATTAG